The Thermanaerovibrio acidaminovorans DSM 6589 genome contains a region encoding:
- a CDS encoding dihydroneopterin aldolase, with product MLTTMTIKGIHFHAFHGALEVERELGQVLEIELSISYDVDPSSLDKDKMPPIMDASVYDIVQKVVMTTKFKAMEGLALEIARRIMLTYSVAELVSVVIRRRQLFIPGDVQSAEVEITVDREDLGEK from the coding sequence ATGCTAACCACCATGACCATCAAGGGGATCCACTTTCACGCTTTCCATGGTGCCCTTGAGGTGGAGAGGGAGTTGGGGCAGGTTCTGGAGATAGAGCTCAGCATCTCCTACGACGTGGACCCCTCCTCCCTGGACAAGGACAAGATGCCCCCAATAATGGACGCTTCCGTCTACGATATAGTCCAGAAAGTGGTCATGACCACCAAGTTCAAGGCCATGGAGGGGCTGGCACTGGAGATAGCCCGTCGGATAATGTTAACCTACAGCGTGGCTGAGCTGGTCTCGGTGGTCATAAGGCGCAGGCAGCTTTTCATCCCCGGGGACGTCCAGTCCGCCGAGGTGGAGATAACCGTGGACCGCGAGGACCTGGGGGAGAAGTAA
- a CDS encoding HU family DNA-binding protein has product MTKADLVNELVKSVEDISKKKASEAVDAIFNIIQEALVKGDKVQLVGFGTFEVQERAARQGRNPQDPTKTIEIPAKKAPVFRAGKSLKDAVNR; this is encoded by the coding sequence TTGACTAAGGCAGATCTTGTTAACGAGCTGGTAAAGAGCGTGGAGGACATCAGCAAGAAGAAGGCGTCGGAGGCTGTGGACGCCATCTTCAACATCATCCAGGAGGCGCTGGTCAAGGGCGACAAGGTGCAGCTGGTGGGCTTCGGCACCTTCGAGGTTCAGGAGAGGGCCGCCAGGCAGGGCAGGAACCCCCAGGATCCCACCAAGACCATAGAGATACCTGCCAAGAAGGCTCCGGTCTTCCGGGCCGGCAAGTCCCTCAAGGACGCGGTCAACCGCTAG
- the glsA gene encoding glutaminase A, which produces MINSVLETVIQQVRPLARQGRVATYIPELGKQDPDLLGIAMASVQGEVWTAGDWDRKFTMQSISKVVSLGLAMVEIGEERVFSRVGVDPTADPFNSIMRLEMVAPHRPQNPLINAGAIVTLSLLPHGEARERFEAVRDLARRLTGSQDLNLDEAVYLSEKETSDRNRSLAYFMRSVGVLEGDIEDILDSYFMQCSLSVNARDLAVMGATLASGGVNPFTGERVLPSKVCRVLRALMATCGLYDGSGEFAVRVGVPAKSGVGGGIVASVPMRYGIGVFGPALDPKGNSLGGIAMLEKLSQELSLRVL; this is translated from the coding sequence TTGATAAACAGCGTTTTGGAGACGGTTATCCAACAGGTTCGTCCCCTGGCCCGGCAGGGTCGGGTGGCCACCTACATCCCCGAGCTTGGCAAGCAGGATCCGGACCTCCTGGGGATCGCCATGGCGTCGGTCCAGGGTGAGGTATGGACCGCCGGCGACTGGGACAGGAAGTTCACCATGCAGTCCATATCAAAGGTGGTCTCCCTGGGGCTGGCCATGGTGGAGATAGGGGAGGAGAGGGTCTTCTCCCGGGTTGGGGTGGATCCCACCGCGGATCCCTTCAACTCCATAATGAGGCTTGAGATGGTGGCGCCCCACAGGCCCCAGAACCCCCTCATAAACGCCGGTGCCATAGTGACCCTGTCGCTTCTTCCCCATGGGGAGGCCCGTGAGCGCTTCGAGGCGGTGAGAGACCTGGCAAGGCGGCTCACCGGATCCCAAGACCTGAACCTGGACGAGGCGGTCTACCTGTCCGAGAAGGAGACCAGCGACAGGAACAGGTCGTTGGCTTACTTCATGAGGAGCGTTGGTGTCCTGGAGGGGGACATAGAGGACATCCTGGACAGCTATTTCATGCAGTGCAGCCTGAGCGTTAACGCCCGGGACCTGGCGGTCATGGGTGCCACCTTGGCGTCCGGCGGGGTCAATCCCTTCACCGGGGAGAGGGTCCTTCCTTCCAAGGTCTGCCGGGTCCTGAGGGCCCTAATGGCCACCTGTGGCCTTTACGATGGATCCGGGGAGTTCGCCGTCCGGGTGGGGGTTCCCGCCAAGAGCGGCGTGGGGGGAGGCATCGTGGCGTCGGTGCCGATGCGTTACGGCATAGGGGTCTTCGGACCCGCCCTTGATCCCAAGGGCAACTCCCTGGGGGGCATAGCCATGCTGGAGAAGCTGTCCCAGGAGCTATCCCTCCGGGTCCTTTAG
- a CDS encoding SufB/SufD family protein encodes MFDVASEYKALVEVAERSSGAHFGSPDTVSVVVHGNKVLSSLVLPGVVIDAEETQDGIRALITVQEGVKLAKPVHICFGHLGREGRQTIDTKIRMRRGSQAVFLAHCVFPNAEEFLHQMEGEIHLEEGSSLTYNEVHVHGPEGMIVVRPKTNVVLEDKAIYRGDFTLVEGRVGDLSIDIYVDAKGVGSSVEITSKVYGKMDDRCLVQDVVKLSGRDSTALVKARVVLKDRSTGTFYGTIDGAAPGARGHVDCTEIVQGEAVAEASPVVRASHAEAEITHEAAIGRIADDKIAGLMAKGLTEDEAVDFIVSGLLK; translated from the coding sequence ATGTTTGATGTGGCTTCCGAGTACAAGGCGTTGGTGGAGGTGGCGGAGAGGAGCTCCGGTGCCCACTTCGGTAGCCCCGACACGGTGTCGGTGGTGGTGCACGGCAACAAGGTGCTGTCCTCCCTCGTCCTACCCGGGGTTGTGATAGATGCGGAGGAGACCCAGGACGGCATAAGGGCCCTCATAACCGTCCAGGAGGGGGTTAAGCTTGCCAAGCCAGTTCACATCTGCTTCGGCCACCTGGGCAGGGAGGGTCGCCAGACCATAGACACCAAGATAAGGATGCGCAGGGGTTCTCAGGCGGTCTTCCTGGCCCACTGTGTCTTCCCCAACGCGGAGGAGTTCCTCCACCAGATGGAGGGTGAGATCCACCTGGAGGAGGGTTCGTCCCTCACCTACAACGAGGTTCACGTCCACGGTCCGGAGGGGATGATCGTGGTCCGCCCCAAGACCAACGTGGTGTTGGAGGACAAGGCGATCTACCGGGGGGATTTCACCCTGGTGGAGGGCCGGGTCGGAGACCTCTCCATAGACATCTACGTGGACGCCAAGGGGGTGGGCAGCTCGGTGGAGATAACCTCCAAGGTCTACGGGAAGATGGACGACCGTTGCCTTGTCCAGGACGTGGTGAAGCTATCGGGCCGGGACAGCACCGCCCTGGTGAAGGCCCGAGTGGTCCTCAAGGACAGGAGCACCGGCACCTTCTACGGGACCATCGATGGGGCCGCCCCGGGGGCCAGGGGGCATGTGGACTGCACCGAGATAGTTCAGGGTGAGGCGGTGGCGGAGGCCTCCCCGGTGGTCCGGGCCTCTCACGCGGAGGCGGAGATAACCCACGAGGCTGCCATAGGCCGGATCGCGGACGACAAGATCGCGGGGCTGATGGCCAAGGGGCTCACGGAGGACGAGGCGGTGGACTTCATCGTTTCCGGGCTTCTGAAGTAG
- the rsmA gene encoding 16S rRNA (adenine(1518)-N(6)/adenine(1519)-N(6))-dimethyltransferase RsmA, translating into MPSERFVHNTDIGQNFLINRGIAERIVDAAQISPQDIVLEIGPGKGVLTRQILATPCKALVAVELDRRLEEFLSPIAQQDPRLSLIWGDALRLDLSRDIPFHPTKVVANLPYHITTPIVWKLLEELAPLGLVRMVLMVQREAAMRMLQGAKGKDRSPLGVTLEAMGWVSKAISVPPGAFRPIPKVNSSVIRIDIDKNRELPTDPRWRRMLKASFSQRRKNLLNNWQAAGIPREEGERRIEALGLMANARAEELTLDQWLTLARGYEW; encoded by the coding sequence TTGCCTTCCGAGAGGTTCGTCCACAACACAGACATAGGTCAGAACTTCCTCATAAACCGGGGCATCGCGGAGAGGATCGTGGATGCCGCCCAGATATCCCCCCAGGACATCGTCCTGGAGATAGGCCCCGGTAAGGGGGTCTTGACCCGCCAGATCCTAGCCACCCCGTGCAAGGCCCTGGTAGCGGTGGAACTGGACCGGCGGCTGGAGGAGTTCTTAAGCCCCATAGCCCAGCAGGATCCACGGCTTTCCCTGATCTGGGGGGACGCCCTTAGACTGGACCTCTCAAGGGACATACCCTTTCATCCCACCAAAGTGGTGGCCAACCTGCCATATCACATCACAACCCCCATCGTTTGGAAGCTCCTGGAGGAGCTGGCTCCACTGGGGCTGGTCCGGATGGTGCTTATGGTGCAGAGGGAGGCGGCAATGAGGATGCTCCAGGGGGCCAAGGGCAAGGACAGATCCCCCCTGGGCGTAACCCTAGAGGCCATGGGATGGGTATCCAAGGCCATTAGCGTCCCCCCCGGGGCTTTCAGACCCATACCCAAGGTCAACTCCTCGGTGATCCGGATCGACATCGACAAAAACAGGGAACTGCCAACCGATCCGAGATGGAGGAGGATGCTGAAGGCCTCCTTCTCCCAGAGGCGAAAGAACCTGCTGAACAACTGGCAGGCAGCGGGCATACCCAGGGAGGAGGGGGAGCGCCGCATCGAGGCCCTAGGCTTGATGGCCAACGCCCGGGCGGAGGAGCTCACCTTGGATCAGTGGCTAACCCTTGCCCGAGGGTACGAATGGTGA
- a CDS encoding glutaredoxin domain-containing protein: MQVKVFSTKTCPWCVKAKDYLKSLNVSYEDVDVSANREAAMEMVRATKQMGVPVIQIGEKYIVGFDQGAIEKSLREAGII, translated from the coding sequence ATGCAGGTTAAGGTTTTCTCCACGAAGACTTGTCCCTGGTGCGTGAAGGCGAAGGATTACCTCAAGTCCCTCAACGTGTCTTACGAGGACGTGGATGTGAGCGCCAACCGGGAGGCCGCCATGGAGATGGTTAGGGCCACCAAGCAGATGGGGGTGCCGGTGATCCAGATAGGTGAGAAGTACATCGTGGGATTCGACCAGGGGGCCATCGAGAAGTCTCTCCGCGAGGCGGGGATCATTTAG
- a CDS encoding primosomal protein N', whose product MGLSDRQIGVLFPGPWRRPLSYTCRVDVPVGSVVLAPLGRTSRPRLGLVMESEGDHPGPVKEVWRVVGDGPSIPMDLMHLIGWAWRWLGVPMGRTLDLVLPRWLFKGEERLMSPPECTFDADRGPRMDHALAPCDADRFMEGVHRCLAVPGCKGVLALLPERTMVRPRLEDALSAGFKALEWPRTPAGQRRAYSRLLSGEVDLVVGCHGAAFVPLPPGWTVYMDDESSESWRPVSYPTFSIRALVVERCRVGGLHLVLGSRFPSSRVYLRVKGAAEGSVGAIERVSQVRLQGGSDGSPPGYVTAPLIRRTRQVMAKGASAIWILDRKGYVGAITCSDCGAEFRCGRCGSPMRSDLISSQMACPACGFRAKILDRCPRCGGAFFQVGRVGLQAVFQEAQGVLKGARVRLVEGPLSDPELRDLVGLSREGPLLVVGTRAVLPLCDLMEVRMMAWLDVDGEAASVAGYDGDARAMGLVYESLWRGVDPQPRWLMLQTRSPNSGWRRYAGQGWRRFWEVEMAERARMGLPPFGCMVRIGASQEQMGELRSVLESLEERGIISGVVEEDGGALVHLSERSRVRDLIDVIGANGHPTGEFPRVVVFSD is encoded by the coding sequence ATGGGCCTGTCGGATCGTCAAATAGGGGTGCTCTTCCCGGGGCCTTGGAGGAGGCCCCTTTCCTATACCTGCCGGGTGGATGTGCCGGTGGGATCCGTGGTCCTGGCCCCCCTCGGTAGGACCTCCAGACCCAGGCTAGGGTTGGTGATGGAATCCGAAGGGGACCATCCCGGTCCGGTTAAAGAGGTTTGGAGGGTGGTGGGTGATGGGCCTTCGATTCCCATGGACCTGATGCACCTCATTGGCTGGGCCTGGCGTTGGCTGGGGGTTCCCATGGGGAGGACCCTTGATCTGGTTTTGCCCCGCTGGCTTTTCAAGGGGGAGGAGAGGCTGATGTCCCCGCCGGAGTGCACCTTTGATGCGGACCGGGGGCCTCGGATGGATCACGCCCTTGCCCCCTGCGACGCGGATAGGTTCATGGAGGGGGTCCATAGGTGTCTTGCGGTCCCGGGCTGTAAGGGGGTGTTGGCCCTCCTGCCGGAGAGGACCATGGTGAGACCCCGGCTGGAGGACGCCCTGTCTGCGGGGTTCAAGGCCCTTGAGTGGCCCAGGACCCCCGCCGGCCAGCGGCGAGCCTATTCCAGGCTCCTCTCCGGGGAGGTGGATTTGGTGGTGGGTTGCCATGGGGCGGCCTTCGTTCCCCTGCCTCCCGGATGGACGGTTTACATGGACGACGAGTCCTCCGAGTCCTGGAGGCCCGTGTCGTATCCCACCTTCTCCATCAGGGCCCTGGTGGTGGAGCGGTGCCGGGTCGGGGGGCTCCACTTGGTCCTCGGTTCTAGGTTCCCCTCCTCCAGGGTTTACCTTAGGGTCAAGGGGGCGGCGGAGGGTAGTGTAGGGGCCATTGAGCGGGTTTCCCAGGTTAGGCTTCAGGGGGGGAGCGACGGATCACCACCGGGTTACGTTACGGCCCCCCTGATCAGACGGACCAGACAGGTGATGGCCAAGGGGGCCTCGGCCATTTGGATCCTGGACAGGAAGGGGTATGTGGGGGCCATAACCTGCTCCGATTGTGGGGCGGAGTTTAGGTGCGGTAGGTGTGGCTCCCCCATGAGATCCGATCTGATCTCCTCCCAGATGGCGTGTCCCGCCTGCGGTTTTCGTGCTAAAATCCTGGACCGTTGTCCCCGTTGCGGCGGAGCCTTCTTCCAGGTTGGTCGGGTGGGGCTTCAGGCGGTATTCCAGGAGGCCCAGGGGGTATTGAAGGGCGCTAGGGTGAGGTTGGTGGAGGGTCCCCTTTCGGACCCGGAGCTCAGGGACTTGGTGGGGCTGTCTAGGGAGGGCCCCCTGCTGGTTGTGGGCACCAGGGCGGTGTTGCCCCTCTGCGACCTGATGGAGGTTCGCATGATGGCCTGGCTCGATGTGGATGGGGAGGCCGCCTCCGTGGCTGGTTACGACGGGGACGCCCGGGCCATGGGGCTGGTGTACGAGTCCCTCTGGCGAGGTGTGGATCCTCAGCCCAGGTGGTTGATGCTCCAGACCAGGTCTCCGAACTCGGGCTGGAGACGGTATGCGGGTCAGGGGTGGCGCAGGTTTTGGGAGGTCGAGATGGCGGAGAGGGCCCGGATGGGTTTACCCCCCTTCGGTTGCATGGTCAGGATCGGCGCCTCCCAGGAGCAAATGGGGGAGCTTAGGTCCGTTTTGGAGTCCCTGGAGGAGAGGGGTATCATCTCCGGGGTCGTGGAGGAGGACGGGGGCGCGCTGGTACACCTATCTGAGAGGTCCAGGGTCCGGGACCTGATAGACGTCATAGGGGCCAACGGGCATCCCACCGGGGAGTTTCCCCGGGTGGTGGTCTTCAGCGATTGA
- a CDS encoding ATP-binding cassette domain-containing protein, protein MTNREPLLLVEDLEVQREGNVILKGLDIKVNRGEVVGVLGRNGAGKSTLAYSIMGLPQYAPSKGRVIFEGQDVTDWSITDRARAGITLAWQHPARYEGITVGEYLSLSRKDLGRQELLEALSLVQLEGAYLDRRVDKALSGGERKRIELASVYLMRPKLAILDEPDSGVDLLALVEIMELFRRMVREGSSVLIITHREDVAAQCNRSYLICRGHVILEGSAEAVKRYFMSQCEPCSDSSPDLVGEVAKDV, encoded by the coding sequence ATGACCAACAGAGAGCCGTTGCTTTTGGTGGAGGACCTGGAGGTCCAGCGGGAGGGCAACGTAATATTAAAGGGCCTCGACATAAAGGTGAACCGGGGGGAGGTGGTGGGGGTACTGGGCCGCAACGGGGCGGGAAAGTCTACCCTGGCCTACTCCATAATGGGGCTTCCCCAGTACGCTCCCTCCAAGGGCAGGGTGATCTTCGAGGGGCAGGACGTGACGGATTGGAGCATAACCGACAGGGCCCGGGCGGGGATAACCCTGGCGTGGCAACACCCGGCCCGGTACGAGGGCATAACCGTCGGGGAGTATCTCTCCCTGTCCCGCAAGGACCTGGGCCGCCAGGAGCTATTGGAGGCGTTGAGCCTCGTTCAGCTGGAGGGGGCTTACCTGGATCGCCGGGTGGACAAGGCCCTATCCGGCGGGGAGAGGAAGAGGATCGAGCTGGCGTCGGTGTACCTGATGCGCCCGAAGCTGGCCATCCTGGACGAACCGGACTCCGGGGTGGACCTGTTGGCCCTGGTGGAGATAATGGAGCTCTTCCGCAGGATGGTCCGGGAGGGGAGCTCGGTGCTCATAATAACCCACCGGGAGGACGTGGCCGCCCAGTGCAACAGGTCCTACCTTATATGCCGGGGGCACGTGATCCTGGAGGGGAGCGCCGAGGCGGTCAAGCGTTACTTCATGTCCCAGTGTGAACCCTGCTCTGATTCATCCCCGGACCTGGTTGGGGAGGTGGCCAAGGATGTTTGA
- the der gene encoding ribosome biogenesis GTPase Der yields MSVVAIVGRPNVGKSSLFNRLIGRKLAIVEDIPGVTRDRLYAETEWDGKRFYLVDTGGIESASPHPFQDVIARQVQMALKECDVVIFLLDGKEGVTAGDEAIAEMLRRSSKPVIVAMNKIDNPKREDNVLDAYSLGFHTVMGISVEHGIGIGDLLDSVVSALPDEGEPDGTDDGVIKLSVVGRPNVGKSSLFNRLIGQERAVVSPIPGTTRDTVDVDVRLGDVDVRLMDTAGMRRKSRVDDPLEYYSVVRTLKAIDRSDVSLVLMDATELLTEQDKRLMLHVEERGKGLIIGVNKWDLLPPREDLGDVIRDQIRDQMPTLSYAPLIFLSAKTGRGVHRLPPLVSRVYENRRRRLKTSDLNRLLRDTLEFERMPGDGKGRYLKVYYATQADTVPPTFIFFVNDRDLADRSFTRRLEKHIRALGDFEGSPVRIWFRNRDSSDQGR; encoded by the coding sequence ATGTCCGTGGTTGCCATAGTGGGTCGTCCCAACGTGGGCAAGTCCTCCCTCTTCAACCGCTTGATCGGGAGGAAGCTGGCGATAGTGGAGGACATACCGGGGGTCACCCGGGACAGGTTGTATGCGGAGACCGAGTGGGACGGCAAGCGGTTCTATCTGGTTGACACCGGTGGCATAGAGTCCGCCTCACCCCATCCATTTCAGGATGTCATAGCCAGGCAGGTTCAGATGGCCCTTAAGGAGTGCGACGTGGTCATCTTCCTTCTGGACGGGAAGGAGGGGGTGACCGCCGGAGATGAGGCCATAGCCGAGATGCTGAGGCGCTCCTCGAAGCCGGTGATCGTGGCCATGAACAAGATCGACAACCCGAAGCGGGAGGACAACGTGTTGGATGCCTACTCCCTTGGGTTTCATACCGTCATGGGGATAAGCGTTGAACACGGCATAGGCATAGGGGACCTTCTGGACTCGGTGGTGTCCGCCCTGCCGGATGAGGGGGAACCGGATGGGACCGATGACGGGGTTATAAAGTTATCAGTGGTGGGCCGTCCCAACGTGGGCAAATCCTCCCTCTTCAACCGGCTCATAGGCCAGGAGAGGGCGGTGGTCAGCCCGATCCCGGGCACCACCAGGGACACGGTGGACGTGGACGTCCGCCTTGGGGATGTGGACGTCCGGCTGATGGATACCGCTGGCATGAGGAGAAAGAGCCGGGTGGACGATCCGCTGGAGTACTATTCGGTGGTGAGGACCCTGAAGGCCATAGACAGGTCCGACGTGTCCCTGGTCCTCATGGACGCCACGGAGCTGCTCACCGAGCAGGACAAGAGGTTGATGCTACACGTGGAGGAGCGGGGCAAGGGGTTGATCATAGGGGTCAACAAGTGGGACCTGCTACCGCCCCGGGAGGACCTGGGGGACGTGATCAGGGACCAGATAAGGGATCAGATGCCCACCCTTTCGTACGCCCCGCTGATCTTCCTGTCTGCCAAGACCGGGAGGGGGGTTCACCGGTTGCCCCCGCTGGTGTCCAGGGTTTACGAGAACCGGCGCCGACGCCTTAAGACGTCGGACCTTAACCGTCTGCTCAGGGACACCCTGGAGTTCGAGAGGATGCCCGGGGACGGCAAGGGCAGGTATCTAAAGGTGTACTACGCCACCCAGGCGGACACGGTACCCCCCACCTTCATCTTCTTCGTTAACGACAGGGATCTGGCGGATCGGTCCTTCACCAGGAGGCTTGAGAAGCACATCAGGGCCCTGGGCGACTTCGAGGGGTCCCCGGTCAGGATCTGGTTCAGGAACAGGGATTCGTCGGATCAGGGGCGGTGA